TTGAAATTACTCAAGACCACTTTAGATAATTTTTTGGTGTTCAGGAACAATGATTTCATATCACCACCCAAAAAGTTTTCTACGCAAGCATCGGTATGTTTTACAAATTGGGTTTTTAACATAGTACGGAATCCTTTGTCTTTTAGGTTTTCCATAAATATATTAACCATCGGAGCGGTTTCACCTACAATGCCGGAGTCTAACAAAAATACAGCGCCTTTTCCGTCAAAACTTTGTGTAGGAATACCGGTAGCTTCGATATTGTCTTTTGAATTAATCAAAATAGGAATACTCAAATAGCTGTTTAAAGGATCTAATCCAGAACTTTTTCCGTGAAAAAAGCTTTCCATTTGAGAAAATATAGTTTTAAGTTTTAGTAATTTTTCACGAGTCAAATTCTCTAAAACGGTAATTTTATGTTGTGCATATTTATCATAAATAGCGGCTACTAATGCGCCACTACTGCCTACACCATATCCTTGTGGAATACTGGAGTCAAAAAACATTCCTGAGGCAACATCATTTTTTAAAGCGGTAATGTCAAAAGTAACTAAGTCAGGTTGCTCGTTTTGCAGGTTTTCTAAATACACCACAAAGCGTTTCAAATGCCCATTAGATTCAATCGCTTCTGGAGAAGGATTTTCTTCTCTTTTTAGCGCACCATTGTAAAAATTATATGGAATGGAAAGCCCTTTTGAGTCTTGGATAATTCCGTATTCTCCAAAGAGTAATATTTTTGAATAAAATAAAGGTCCTTTCATAATTGAAATGAGGTGTTAATAGTAGCTTTGACTTTATGAACTAAAGATATGAAAAATTTAGTTTCGAATTGCGCCAATTCCAATTTCGTCACAAATGTACTGACCATTTTGACAATAGCCAACTAATTCGTCCTTAATAAATTGCAATACTTTTTCTTGGCTGCTTTTTGGATACAAAACATGCACATTTGCTCCAGCATCTAGAGTGAAACAAACTGGTGTTTTGGTTTCATTTCGGAACTTCCAAATGGCATTAATAATCTGCAAGGTGTTGGGTTTCATTAATATAAAATACGGCATCGAAGTCATCATCATCGCATGCAATGTCAGTGCTTCACTTTCAACCACTTTTATAAATTCCTCTAAGTTTCCGCTTTCAAAAATAGGAATAAGTGTATCTAAATTTTCGTGTGCTTGCGCAAATCGCCTTTCGGCAAAAGGATGGTTGTGCATCAAATCATGACCCACAGTACTCGAAACTTGTTTTTCGCCTTTGTCAACAAGCAAAATAGTATCTTGAAACTGCTTGAAATTATCATGAATAGCATACGGATATTCTACTCCAAACAAATCAGAACTTCCTTCAATATTAGCTTGATTTCCCCAAACAACAACACTTCCTTTTACACTTCTACAAGCACTTCCAGAACCTAAACGAGCCAAAAGTGATGCTTTTTGATAAAAATAATCGTCAGTCATTGCTGGATTTAAAGCTTTTTCTACACTCATTAAATTCATTGCCAAAGCGGCCATTCCCGAAGCAGAAGATGCTATTCCAGAACTATGCGGAAAAGTATTTTCAGTGTCAATCGTGAAATGATAGTCTTTCAAAAACGGCATATAGATTTCAATGCGTTCTAGAAATTTCTGAATTTTTGGTTTGAATTCTTCTTTCGGTTTTCCTTCAAAAAGTAAATCAAATGAAAAATTTCCTGTATTTATTTTTTTGGCGAAAGCCAATTTAGTTATCGTTTTACAAGTATTCAAGGTAAAACTCACCGAAGGATTTGCAGGAATCTGATTGTCTTTTTTGCCCCAATATTTTACAAGTGCAATATTGCTGGGTGCGCTCCATTGAAAATTTCCGCTTTCTATGGTTTGAGAATATTTTGATGGAATAAAATCGGTTGCTGCAATCATAAATAATAAAATTTTTGCAAAGATACCTTTTTTGATTTATTTGTTAATTCGTTTAGTTGGTTAATCGGCGAAAATATTTCCTAAATTTGGGCAAATAACCATATAAGTAATTTAAGTCTATCAAAGGCTTTATTTAACATCAATAATCTTTTTTAAACCATTTAGGAATTAAGGTTCATTAAGGAATAGTATCTTTTTTTTAATTTATTGATGGCTAGAATTGGAAAGTTTATAAAAGAATTAATAAACTTATATTTTCTTAAATTACTTATATGGTTTTAAAAAAAATCTTCTATTTTAAAAAAAATAAAAATGAATAAAATCACCAGAATAATTCTTGTCGTTGTTGTGTGTCTTTCTATTGGTTATATGTCGGGTGTAGTTACTCGTTCTGCAATAACTACTTGGTATCCTACTTTAGTAAAACCAAGTTTTAATCCGCCAAATTGGGTTTTTGCACCTGTTTGGACTTTGCTTTATCTTATGATGGGCGTGGCTGCAGGATTGGTTTGGGATAAAATAAATCTGGATAAAGAGATCGTAAAAAAAGCTTTGTTTTTCTTTGCGATTCAACTGGCGCTAAATGCGTTGTGGTCGTATTTATTTTTTGGATTGCACAACCCGATGTTAGCGGGTCTTGAAATCATTATTTTATGGTTAATGATTTATGAAACACAGATTCAGTTTGCTAAAATCAATACTATAGCGGGTTATTTATTAGTGCCGTATCTGGCTTGGGTAAGTTTTGCAGCGGTTTTGAATGGGAGTATTTGGTGGTTGAATAGATAGTTTTATGCAATAGCATTCGCAACAATAAATCCACTAGTCCAAGCATTTTGGAAATTAAATCCGCCAGTAATAGCATCGATATTCATAATTTCTCCAGCAAAATAAAGGTTTTCATGCAGCTTACTTTCCATAGTTTTGAAATTTATTTCCTTTAAATCAATTCCGCCTGCGGTTACAAATTCTTCTTTGAAGGTACTTTTTCCGTTGACCTGAAAAGTGCCGTTTGTCAATTGATTGGCTAGATTTTGCAATTGAATTTTAGATAAATCTGCCCATTTGGTTTCAGCTTCAATTCCAGAGGCAAGCACCAAACTTTCCCACAAACGATTTGGAAAGTCAAAGGGAGACTTTTTAGAAACTGCTTTTTTAGCATGTTCCAGTTTTAAGTCTTTTAATAATTTTTCGGCATCTTCTTTATCAAGATCATTCAGCCAATTCACATAAATAGTAAACTGATAATTTTTGTCGTGCAAAATGCGAGCGCCCCAGGCTGATAATTTCAAAATTGCCGGTCCACTCATTCCCCAATGTGTAATTAATAAAGGACCAGTTGAACTGAGTTTGGTATCTTTTACTTTTACGGCTACTTGTGCTGCAACTCCTGGTAATTCTTTTATTCGGGAATCTTTGATGTTAAAGGTAAATAGGGAAGGGACAGGCGTTACGATGGCGTGTCCAAAAGTTTGTAACATTTCCCAAATTTTCGGATTACTTCCAGTCGCTAGAATTAATTTTTCGGCTACATAATTGTTGTTTTGGGTTTCAATTTTCCAGAAATTTTCTCCCGAAACTTCTGGATTGAAAATGGATTGTACACTTTGTCCCGTTAGGATTTCGATTCCTAGTTTGTGACTTGCTTGCAAAAAGCAATCAATAATAGTTTGTGATGAATTCGATTCTGGAAACATGCGTCCGTCTTCTTCAATCTTCAATGCAACGCCATGGTTGCTGAACCATTCAATTGTATCGCCAGAGCAAAATTGATGAAAAGGACCACGCAATTCTTTTTCCCCACGAGGATAAAATTTAACCAATTCGTTGGGTTCAAAACAAGCATGAGTTACATTACAACGACCACCGCCTGAAACACGAACTTTGCTCAATACTTCTGCACCGCGTTCTAAAATAGCTACTTTTAATTTTGGATTTTTCTCCACAATATTAATTGCTGTAAAAAATCCTGCAGCACCTCCGCCAACTATTATAATGTCAAAATTCTGGTTCATATTCTATCAGGGAAATCTGTTATGATTGCGTTTACGTTGAATGATTTTATTTTCTGGATAGCTGCTGTTTCGTTTATTGTCCAAGGAATAACGTGTAATCCGAGTGCTTGTATTTGAGCAGAATTCTCTTTGGTTAACAAATGAAAATCAGGATGAATAGCTGTTGCTTTTACCAATATGGCGAAAGAAATAGCCAGTTCTAAATTTTTTTCTGTCAAAACTCCAATCGGGATATTTTGATTCAAAAGCCGAATTTCTTCTAAAGCATTCCAATCAAAACTGGAAATTAAAAAATCAGTATAGTTCCAATTTTGTTCTAAAATATAGTTCTCAATTAGGTGAACAACCGGTTTTGCAGTCTGGTTTCCTTTGAGTTCAATATTGATAAAACAGCGTTTGTTAACTAGATCAAAAACTTCTTTCAGCGTTGGAATTTCATATTCTTTTTCTATTCGGACTGTTTTTAATTCGTGTAAAGATAAGGCATTTACTAAGCCTTTTCCATCGGTGGTTCGGTCTATTGTTTCGTCATGAATAACAATAATTTCACCATCTGAAGTTAAATGCACATCAAGTTCTATCCCGTCAACACCCATTTCTATTGCTTTTTGAAACGAAATTAAGGTGTTTTCAGGAGCATAGCCTTTGGCGCCACGATGTCCAATTTTGAGCATTTTTCTTTTTTTGGTAAAGATAATCATAAAAAAAATGCCTTTATTTCTAAAGGCATTTAGATCAAAAATATTTTTTATTTAGTTCTTTAATTCTAATAAGACGAAAGTAAATTCAGAATCAACAGTAACTTTTCCATTGGTAACAACTACTTCTTTTCCAGAATAGGTGTCCCTTAGTTTTGTTCCATTGCTGAAAATAGAATCTACAGCAAGTTCTTTTTTACCTGTTGGCAAATCCAACCCAATGATTACTTTATCAATAAAACCATTTTTTGAATAGCTTCTGCTGAAGGTATAAGGTTGATTAGAGATTTCGCTATGAAAACCAGCTCCAATAGCGGGATGGTTTCTTCTGAATTGCCCTAATTTTTGCCAATGCAATAGTATTTTTTGTGTTTCTGGATTTGATTTAATAGCATCCCAGTTCATAAATGAACGTAAAGTAGCATCGCCTTGAGTTCCTTCAATGACTAAAGAACGCGCAGATTCATCACCATAATATACTTGAGAAATTCCTGGCGAAAGCAATAATTTCGTTCCGCTTTCAATGCTTTTAACACGTTTTGCATCAAAAGGTCCTCCATCATCATGAGAAGATAAATAGTTCAAAACACTAAATCCTTTTAATTCATTATTCAGTTTTGAAGAATATTTAGAGAAAATGGATTCGTAATCTTTTTGAGCATCCCATTTAAATTCAAAATTGATCATGTTATTGAATCCGTTCTCATAATAGTTTACTTTTCTGTCTCCAAAATCAAACCATTGTCCGGTACTAATACCATAATTATAAACTTCGGCAATAGTGTAAAAAGGATTATTGTCTAATACTTTAGATGGATTGTTCTTTTTCCAAGTTGCAAAAGCATAATCGCATTGTGTTTTAAAATCACCCCAAACACCTTCTTCCGTATGTTTTACTGTATCTGCTCTATAGCCATCAATTCCAAATTCGCTAATGTAATCTGTTAACCATTTTATGATGTAGTATTTAGGTGTTCTTGGGTAAGCTGTTCTTTTGAAAAAAGCGTCTAATGATGCCATTTCAGAATCATATCGGCCTTCTGATTTCCATTTTTCAGCTAAAAAAGTTGGAATTTCAACTTCCTGAGTGCTTTCTGTTTTTATATCTGGAAGGTTTTTTACCAAAGTACAAATCGTGGTATTTTCGAAATTATTGTAAGTGCAAGTAGGTCCAGTTCGAACCCAATCATTTGGCCAAACAGTATCCATTTCAGTAACCGGTCCTGTGTGATTGATGACACCGTCAAGCATGATTCTGATTCCTTTTGCATGCGCTTTTTCAACTAATTCAGCCAAATCTTTTTTAGTTCCAAAATTAGGATCTAAAGCAGACCAATCTCTAGCCCAATAGCCGTGAAAACCATAACTTAAACCAGTTCCTTCATCAACACCATCGTGAATTTGTTCCACAATTGGCGTAAGCCAAATTACATTGATTCCTAATTGCTCAAAATAACCATCATCGATTTTTTGAATGATTCCTTTGATGTCTCCTCCTTCAAAACCACGAAGTTTTCCCGTTGTTTTGTTTCTATTAAAATTAATGTCTTTAGAAGGATCTCCATTGTTAAAGCGATCCGTCATCAAGAAATATAAATTTGCTCCTTCCCATATAAAAGGGGCTTTATTCGTTTCTTTCATACTTATATTTTTAGTTGATGAACAACTGGATAATACTATTGATAGTGAAATCAATGTGTAAAGAAGGTTTTTTCTCATCGCGGTTCTGTTAATTATAATTGATTAGTATTGTATTCGTCTGGCCTTTTTTTGAAAGCACAGGGAATGCTATTGTTTTGTCAGTAATTGTATAGGCTATATTTTGGCCGTTACTACTTATGTTTTTTATTTTTTTATTCAAATTGTGAACTATAAAATTAATCTTTTTATCAGTTGATAGAAAGGATTTACCCGTTACTGTTTGAATAGTTAAAGTAAGTGTTTTTTCATTTGAATTGCTTGAGAATTTCAACAACTCAGATTCTCCTTTTTCAAATGCATTAGGAATTGTTCCATTATCGTTGTATAATTTTCCTTCACTTTTGGCTGTTTTTTCGTCATTGTAAAAATGCAAGTCAAAATTATCCAGACTGTATTTTGATGTGTTTTGTATGGTTTTTATCATTGGAATAAAGGCACCACCACGAACAAAAACGGGTATATGATCTTCGACAATAGCGATATTTGAAGTTGTTCCAGCTTCTTGTTTTTGATCAGTATAGAAATCAAACCAATTGTTGTTTTTTGGAAAATAAACAGGAATTTCTTTTAATCCAGGTTTTGTAATTGGAGTTATTAGGAAATCATTTCCCCACAAATACGTTTCACATACGGTTTGTAAGGCTTGATTTGTAGGTTCTTCAAATAGTAAAGGACGCATTAAAGGAGTTCCTTTTTGGTTGTTTTCAAAGGCCAATGTATAGTTGTAAGGCAACATTTGGTAACGCAATTCTATTTGTTTTTTCGCTTTTGCTTTTGTCTCAATATCTTTATAAACAGGCTCTGAAGCAACAGATTCGTCTGCGTGTGGGCGAAAAACAGGTTGGAAAACACCATATTGCAACCAACGAATATAAAGTTCATTGTCAAAATAATCACCGGCAAAACCGCCTAAATCAGAGTGCATATATCCAATTCCTTGCATTCCCATTTGTAACGCAATTTCGGTTTGCGATTGTAAGCCTTCCCAAGAACGGCTGATATCCCCTGACCAAGGAATAATTCCATACTGTTGAGAACCTGAATATCCAGAACGCATCAGGATAAAAGGGCGTTGATTTGGGAAATCTTTTTGGTATCCATTGGCTACTAATTTTGCCCAATTGTGTCCATAAATATTGTGAACTTCATCCGCTTTGCCTTTTGCAGTTATTGCTTCAGAAGGAAATGCTTCGGGCTCGCCTAAATCGCCCCAAAGACCACCAACTCCTTGATTGATTAAGTTTTTATAAATGTTCCAAAACCATTGTTTGCCTTCTGGTTTAAAAACATCTATAATTCCGGTATTTCCAAAATAGAAATCATATATAAAAGGCGCTCCATCTTTATTGACTGCCAAAACTTTTTTGTCAACAGCTTCTTTCCATTTACTTGAAGTTGTCAAAACGAAAGGTTCGGTTATCAAAACTGTTTTGATGTTTTTTGCATTCAAATCAGCAATCATTTTAGTTGGATCTGGGAAGTTGTCTTTGTCCCAATCTAAATTTCCTAATGTTCCTTGAATTGTTTTTCCAAACCAATATAAATCTATAATTATAGCATCAACAGGAATGCTATCATTTTGAAATTTTTGAATGGTTTTTCCAACTTCAGCTTGGTTGTGGTAACCAAATTTACTCGAGAAATTTCCAAAAGTCCATCGAGCGGGTAGTGGTTGTTTTCCAGTTAAATCGGTATAATTTGCAATTATGTCTGTCCAAGAATCTCCCGCTATTACTTGGTAGGTTTTGCGACCAGAAATGGTTTCGTAGGTTATTGTATTGTTCTTTTTGCTGTCTAAATCTAAGTAACCAATGGCAGGATTGTCAAAATGAATAGCATATATTTTTGAAGACATAACCATAGGAATGCAAAAATTTAATAATTCGGCTCTGTTTGAATATCCATATTGCGCACGATTATACAATTGCAAACGGTTGCCACGGCGATTCATTCCTAATACTCTTGATCCGCCACCATAAAGTGCTTCGGAATCATTTATATTGAAGTCTAAAGTCTCCATATTATCCGCCTTTGTGTATCCGTTTTTCTCTGAAAACAACTCTTTGTTTTTATAAGAATAGGATATTTTAAAAGGCGATTTTTCTATTGAAACAGTTATGCCTTTTGTTGTAAAAATCAAAAAATCTTTAGTGTCTTTTACTTTTGAATCTTTCGCTTTTGGAGTCAAAACAACCGCATGCGATTCGGGCTTGAAAGTTTCTCCTTTTGGAACAAAAGAAGTTTCAACTATTTTGTCAGAATACGGTTTTATCAAATAAACACCATCAGAGGTTTTTACTTCTAAAGTGCCGTTTGTTAATTTATGGCTTTTGTATTTCCTGTTTGCATTTTGCGCAAAGCAAAAAGTAGAAAGCAATACTATCAAGGTGAATTTTTTCATAGTATATTTTTAAATTAGTTCAATTCTAAAATATAAGCGGATTGACTATCAATAGTGATGTTGTCTTTTAAATCAATAGTTTTTTGAGTTAAAACCTCTTTACCCGTAGTGTAATTTTGAATGTTTTCTTGGAAACGATTCGTTTTTATGGTTTGAGTTTTATCACTGTTGTTGATGATAACCATCACTGTTTTTGTGTCCGTATATCTAAAATAAACATAAACATTGTCCTCCGGAATGTACTGTGTTGTTTTTCCAAAGTGTACAGCATCATTTGTTTTTCTCCATTGAAACAATTTTGAAGAAAAATCAAAAAATTGTTCTTGTTCAGCTGTTCTTCCGGTTTTAGTGAAGGCATTGTTTGTATCACCTTCCCAGCCTCCAGGAAAATCTAATCGAATGGCAGGATCACCTTCGTTTTTATTTCCAGCCATACTGATTTCTGAGCCATAATAGATTTGTGGAATTCCTCTAATGGTAGCAATCAGTGTCATTGCCATTTGGTATTTTTTAAAATCTTTTTGGTAGATTTCATTGAAACGATTGGTATCATGATTTTCTACAAAAGTCATGATGCTGTTTATATTTGGATATAGAAAATCATTAGCTAAATTCTCGTATATTTTGATTAAACCTTTATCCCAAGTCGCTTGATTTTCATTAAATACAGTCGCGGTAGATTCCATCAAGGTAAAGTCCATTACACTTGGTAAATAAGAATTGTAGTTTTGAATGGCCGCAATTTTGCTGTCTTTTTGCCAATAAGCCATTTGTGCTTGATCGTGCATCCAAACTTCCCCTACAATGTTGAAATTTGGGTATTCGTCAGTGATGGCTTTGGTCCATTCAGCAATTCCTTTTTTATCATTGTAGGAATAGGTGTCTACTCTGAAACCATCTAAATCAGCATATTCTATCCACCAAATTGCGTTTTGAGTTAAGTATTTTAGCAACAAAGGATTTGATTGATTTAAGTCTGGCATTGATTTTACAAACCATCCATCCATACACATTTTGGTATCAATTTTTGACGCATTAGGGTCAAATTGCGTAGTCATGTGGTAATTAGTCTGTGCGTAACCTGGAAATTGATGCAACCACTCATAAGTTGGTAAATCATTCATCATCCAGTGTGCTGCTCCCCAATGATTTGTTACATAATCCATGATAAGTTTCATGTCTTTTTTATGCAATTCAGTAGATAATCTCAGATAATCTTCATTTGTTCCATAACGAGGATCGATTTTGTACACATCTGATTGTCCGTACCCATGGTAGGAACCTCTACTGTCATTGTCTTCGCAAAGCGGTGTTGGCCAAAGTGCAGTTGCGCCTAATTCTTTGATGTAATCTAAATTTTTGATGATTCCTTCAATATCACCTCCGTGTCTAGATCCAGGATTCCTTCTATTTGCTTTTTCAACAACTGATTTTTCGCTGTCATTTTTAGGATTTCCGTTAGCAAAACGGTCAGGCATGATTAAATAAATCAAATCAGAAGCATCATAACTTTTGCGTTGAGCAGAATTTACTTTGCGTTTTTTCAAAGAATATTTTTGGGTAAAAGCTACTTTTTTATTTTTCGAAAAAGAGAAAACAAAATCTTGAGCTTCATTGTTTTTTGTGTCAATTGTTACAAAAATATAATTAGGATTTTCTGTCTTTTTTACTTCTTTGATCAGAATGTTATTTGAAACAGAAACATTGTTTTCTGCAATATTTTTTCCGTAAAATAAAATTTGCAGTTCGGGATTTTTCATTCCTGCATACCAAAATGGAGGTTCAACACGTTGAATTTGTGCGTTTGCATTTAAGGAGATTAGGAATAAGAATAAAAGAGTTATTTGGTTGAAATTTATATTCAAAAAAGAGCGGAATGTATTTGGCTTCATGATCAAATTATTTTTGTTTTACGTTGCTTGTTTACTTTTTTAAAAGATAAAAAAGATTCGAAAAATTAAACTCTTTGACAGTTGCCACAATCCAAGATTTTATTTTTTCGTACTGCTATCAATTAAACAATCCCAATAAAAATTGGGATTGTTTGGATTGCTTAGCGCCTTCAGGTTAATGATAGAATTTAACTACAAGTTCGTATCGATTACTTTTTAAACGGTAACTAAACTGTTTGGAGAAACAACAATTGTTTTTCCATTATTGACAATAGATAATTCTGTATCACCATCGATAGAGAATGTTGTTTCTTTATGTGAAATTGAAACTTTTAGAATTTGATTTCTAAAGTTAATTTTGAAAGAATATCCATCCCATTCTTTTGGAATTTTTGGAGAGAAGTGCAATGTGTTTTCTTTTACACGCATACCTCCAAAACCTTCTACAATACTCATCCAAGTTCCTGCCATAGATGTAATATGACATCCTTCCTCAACCTCTTTGTTGTAATCATCTAAATCTAGACGAGAAGTTCTTAAATAGAAAGTATAAGCCATTTCCATTTTGTCTAATAAAGCAGCTTGAATCGAGTGAACACATGGTGAAAGAGAACTTTCGTGAACAGTAAATGATTCGTAGAATTCAAAATTGTTTTTCAATTCTTCTTTCGAGAAATGATCTTCGAAGAAATAGAAGCATTGTAAAACATCTGCTTGTTTGATATATGGAGAACGTAAAATTCTGTCCCAAGACCATTTTTGATTGATTGGTCTTTGGCTTTTATCTAAATCAGCAACTCTCACTAATTGCTTGTCTAAGAAACCATCTTGTTGTAAGTATACATTATGTTCTTCAGAATATGGGAAGTACATATTGTCCGCTACTTTTTTCCAAGATTGTAATTCAGCATCTGAAATTTTTACTTTCTCCGTAATTCTTTTGTGGTCTGAAGGGTATTCAAGAGACACTTTTTGAATTTGTTCGTGCGTATAATCTAAACACCATTTAGCAATATAATTCGTGTAGAAATTATTGTTTACGTTGTTTTCATATTCATTAGGACCTGTAACTCCAAGGATTACATATTTATCTAAATTAGTAGAAAAATTAGCTCTTTGGTGCCAGAAACGCGCAATACCAATAAGTACTTCTAATCCTTTTTCAGGGATATAGCTGTAATCACCAGTATAACGGAAGTAGTTATAGATGGCAAAAGCAATAGCACCATTTCTATGGATTTCTTCAAAAGTAATTTCCCATTCGTTATGGCATTCTTCTCCATTCATGGTTACCATTGGATACAAAGCAGCGCCATTTGTAAAGCCTAATTTAGCAGCATTTTCAATTGCTTTGTCCAACTGATTGTAACGGTAAGTCAATAAATTTCGAGCTACTTGCTGATCTTTTGTTGCCATGTAAAATGGAATGCAATACGCTTCGGTATCCCAATAAGTAGATCCTCCGTATTTTTCTCCTGTGAAACCTTTTGGACCAATATTCAAACGAGAATCTTTACCAAGGTAGGTTTGATTTAATTGGAAAATATTGAAACGAATTCCTTGTTGTGCTTTTACATCACCATCAATAGTGATGTCTGACATTTCCCAGATTTTCGCCCAAGCTTCGATTTGCTCTTGTAATAATTGGTTGTATCCTTTTGATAAAACAGATTGAATCAATTTTTCGGCAGCAGTTTGAGTATTTTCGTGGTTTAAAGAAACGGTATAACCACCAATTTTTTGAATACTTGATTTTGCGCCTTTAGCGATAATAGTTCCGTAAGAAAATTGAATTTTATCTGAAAATGCATCGATAGATGATGGAGAAATATTTGTGTTTTCGCCATTTGACCAAATGCTGTTGTGCATAAAAGTAGTCACCTTGAAATGCGTTTTGAACGTTTGTGCAGTTACAAAAGCTTCATTTCCTGATTTTTTTACATCCAAAGGTTCCCAGAATTTCTCTTCCCAGTTTGCATCTTCATTGGTTACACCTGCATCAATATAAGGCTTGTAAATTACTTTTACATCTTTGTTCAAAGGTGTAATTTCATAGTTGATGTAACCTACTTCGTCTAAGTTTAAGGAAAGAAAACGACGAATATTTACAGCGATTTCAGTTCCGTTTTTCAAAGTAGCTTCAAAAGAACGGTTGTACCATCCTTCTTTCATATTTAATTCACGACGGAAGTTTTTCACTTCAGTACATGCATTTAAATCTAGTTCTTCACCATTGATTTCAATGTCAATCCCAATCCAGTTTGGCGCATTCAATACTTTAGCAAAATACTCAGGATATCCATTTTTCCACCAGCCT
Above is a window of Flavobacterium sp. 123 DNA encoding:
- a CDS encoding TIM-barrel domain-containing protein; this translates as MKKFTLIVLLSTFCFAQNANRKYKSHKLTNGTLEVKTSDGVYLIKPYSDKIVETSFVPKGETFKPESHAVVLTPKAKDSKVKDTKDFLIFTTKGITVSIEKSPFKISYSYKNKELFSEKNGYTKADNMETLDFNINDSEALYGGGSRVLGMNRRGNRLQLYNRAQYGYSNRAELLNFCIPMVMSSKIYAIHFDNPAIGYLDLDSKKNNTITYETISGRKTYQVIAGDSWTDIIANYTDLTGKQPLPARWTFGNFSSKFGYHNQAEVGKTIQKFQNDSIPVDAIIIDLYWFGKTIQGTLGNLDWDKDNFPDPTKMIADLNAKNIKTVLITEPFVLTTSSKWKEAVDKKVLAVNKDGAPFIYDFYFGNTGIIDVFKPEGKQWFWNIYKNLINQGVGGLWGDLGEPEAFPSEAITAKGKADEVHNIYGHNWAKLVANGYQKDFPNQRPFILMRSGYSGSQQYGIIPWSGDISRSWEGLQSQTEIALQMGMQGIGYMHSDLGGFAGDYFDNELYIRWLQYGVFQPVFRPHADESVASEPVYKDIETKAKAKKQIELRYQMLPYNYTLAFENNQKGTPLMRPLLFEEPTNQALQTVCETYLWGNDFLITPITKPGLKEIPVYFPKNNNWFDFYTDQKQEAGTTSNIAIVEDHIPVFVRGGAFIPMIKTIQNTSKYSLDNFDLHFYNDEKTAKSEGKLYNDNGTIPNAFEKGESELLKFSSNSNEKTLTLTIQTVTGKSFLSTDKKINFIVHNLNKKIKNISSNGQNIAYTITDKTIAFPVLSKKGQTNTILINYN
- a CDS encoding glycoside hydrolase family 13 protein; the encoded protein is MKPNTFRSFLNINFNQITLLFLFLISLNANAQIQRVEPPFWYAGMKNPELQILFYGKNIAENNVSVSNNILIKEVKKTENPNYIFVTIDTKNNEAQDFVFSFSKNKKVAFTQKYSLKKRKVNSAQRKSYDASDLIYLIMPDRFANGNPKNDSEKSVVEKANRRNPGSRHGGDIEGIIKNLDYIKELGATALWPTPLCEDNDSRGSYHGYGQSDVYKIDPRYGTNEDYLRLSTELHKKDMKLIMDYVTNHWGAAHWMMNDLPTYEWLHQFPGYAQTNYHMTTQFDPNASKIDTKMCMDGWFVKSMPDLNQSNPLLLKYLTQNAIWWIEYADLDGFRVDTYSYNDKKGIAEWTKAITDEYPNFNIVGEVWMHDQAQMAYWQKDSKIAAIQNYNSYLPSVMDFTLMESTATVFNENQATWDKGLIKIYENLANDFLYPNINSIMTFVENHDTNRFNEIYQKDFKKYQMAMTLIATIRGIPQIYYGSEISMAGNKNEGDPAIRLDFPGGWEGDTNNAFTKTGRTAEQEQFFDFSSKLFQWRKTNDAVHFGKTTQYIPEDNVYVYFRYTDTKTVMVIINNSDKTQTIKTNRFQENIQNYTTGKEVLTQKTIDLKDNITIDSQSAYILELN
- a CDS encoding glycoside hydrolase family 65 protein; protein product: MNQDYIKADNWSIIEEGFDVESVKSSESLFSIGNGAMGQRANFEEKYTGETFQGSYIAGIYYPDKTKVGWWKNGYPEYFAKVLNAPNWIGIDIEINGEELDLNACTEVKNFRRELNMKEGWYNRSFEATLKNGTEIAVNIRRFLSLNLDEVGYINYEITPLNKDVKVIYKPYIDAGVTNEDANWEEKFWEPLDVKKSGNEAFVTAQTFKTHFKVTTFMHNSIWSNGENTNISPSSIDAFSDKIQFSYGTIIAKGAKSSIQKIGGYTVSLNHENTQTAAEKLIQSVLSKGYNQLLQEQIEAWAKIWEMSDITIDGDVKAQQGIRFNIFQLNQTYLGKDSRLNIGPKGFTGEKYGGSTYWDTEAYCIPFYMATKDQQVARNLLTYRYNQLDKAIENAAKLGFTNGAALYPMVTMNGEECHNEWEITFEEIHRNGAIAFAIYNYFRYTGDYSYIPEKGLEVLIGIARFWHQRANFSTNLDKYVILGVTGPNEYENNVNNNFYTNYIAKWCLDYTHEQIQKVSLEYPSDHKRITEKVKISDAELQSWKKVADNMYFPYSEEHNVYLQQDGFLDKQLVRVADLDKSQRPINQKWSWDRILRSPYIKQADVLQCFYFFEDHFSKEELKNNFEFYESFTVHESSLSPCVHSIQAALLDKMEMAYTFYLRTSRLDLDDYNKEVEEGCHITSMAGTWMSIVEGFGGMRVKENTLHFSPKIPKEWDGYSFKINFRNQILKVSISHKETTFSIDGDTELSIVNNGKTIVVSPNSLVTV